In Arcanobacterium wilhelmae, the following are encoded in one genomic region:
- the cydD gene encoding thiol reductant ABC exporter subunit CydD, whose product MKPFDPRLIRYASATRAYIAFLVGLGLLSTASITAQVFLIAYAVEPIFYGNSPTTARLVLALAGVLLARAAVTYVQKSIGHRAALKVIADLRGQVLRHAGDMGERWLSDGHSPKIVTLATRGLDDLEDYFVKFLPELFLTAIAMPALLLVVAILDWPSALLVAACIPLVPLFMILIGKLTARYSAKRLKTMEEQSAQLLDLLAGLPTLKALGREKGPGAHVKTLGDRFASSTLQTLAVAFLSGAALEFLTTLTTALVAVEVGFRMVGGSILLAHGLILIMLTPEILRPLREVGTQFHASANGVAAVDAALTLLTTPLPTHDDGVTAPDLASTPIKFNGVSMFAEGRATVAPAGLTGVVEPGKVTVLRGPSGAGKTTAVSMLLGLLQPSEGTIRIGSIPLENIDRESLWNQITWVPQRPALIPGTVADNLGASPEEAAQAAALTGFSDVVASLPDGWDTRIGSGGVGLSVGQRQRLALTRALVSPRALVVLDEPSAHLDASSETYVSDVVKELRRRGHTVLVIAHRAAMVALADHVIDVRSGTRDISAELAADAARRRAIEAVNRVLDGEADFAIPAALRNGGTR is encoded by the coding sequence GTGAAGCCGTTTGACCCGCGCCTGATCCGTTACGCTTCTGCCACCCGCGCCTATATCGCATTCCTTGTGGGGCTTGGTTTGCTTTCCACCGCGTCGATCACGGCACAGGTGTTCCTCATCGCATACGCGGTTGAACCCATTTTCTACGGCAATAGCCCTACCACGGCGCGTCTCGTCCTCGCGCTCGCAGGTGTGCTCCTTGCCCGCGCAGCTGTCACATATGTTCAGAAGTCGATCGGCCACCGCGCAGCGTTAAAAGTGATCGCCGATCTGCGCGGCCAGGTTCTTCGCCACGCGGGCGACATGGGCGAACGCTGGCTCTCCGACGGGCACTCCCCCAAGATCGTCACGCTCGCTACCCGTGGCCTGGACGATCTCGAAGACTACTTCGTGAAGTTCCTGCCCGAACTGTTCCTCACCGCTATCGCGATGCCAGCCCTACTCCTCGTCGTCGCGATCCTTGACTGGCCCTCGGCGTTGCTCGTTGCCGCATGTATCCCGCTCGTGCCTCTTTTCATGATCCTCATCGGCAAGCTCACCGCGCGTTATTCTGCCAAGCGCCTGAAGACGATGGAAGAGCAATCCGCGCAGCTCCTCGATCTCCTCGCCGGCTTGCCCACACTCAAGGCACTTGGCCGCGAGAAGGGCCCGGGCGCCCATGTGAAGACCCTCGGCGATCGCTTCGCATCCTCCACTCTGCAAACCCTCGCCGTCGCGTTCCTCTCCGGCGCCGCCCTCGAGTTCCTCACCACGCTCACCACGGCGCTCGTCGCTGTCGAGGTCGGCTTCCGCATGGTGGGCGGCTCAATTCTGCTGGCACACGGCCTGATCCTCATCATGCTTACGCCCGAAATCCTCCGCCCACTTCGCGAAGTCGGCACACAGTTCCACGCGTCAGCGAACGGCGTGGCCGCAGTGGACGCCGCACTCACCCTCCTCACCACGCCACTTCCCACCCACGACGACGGTGTCACCGCACCTGACCTCGCCTCCACACCCATCAAATTCAACGGCGTGTCCATGTTCGCCGAAGGCCGCGCGACCGTCGCGCCTGCCGGCCTCACCGGCGTCGTCGAACCCGGAAAAGTGACTGTGCTGCGCGGCCCATCTGGAGCGGGAAAAACTACGGCTGTGTCGATGCTCCTTGGGCTCCTCCAGCCGTCGGAAGGCACTATTCGGATCGGATCGATCCCCCTCGAAAACATCGACCGTGAGTCGCTGTGGAACCAAATCACGTGGGTGCCGCAACGCCCCGCCCTCATCCCGGGCACAGTAGCGGACAACCTCGGCGCATCCCCTGAGGAAGCCGCGCAGGCCGCCGCGCTCACCGGTTTCTCCGACGTCGTTGCCTCGCTCCCCGACGGCTGGGACACGCGCATCGGCTCGGGCGGGGTGGGCCTGTCAGTCGGCCAACGTCAACGACTCGCGCTCACTCGCGCACTCGTTTCCCCGCGCGCCCTTGTCGTTCTCGACGAGCCCTCCGCCCACCTGGACGCGTCCAGCGAAACCTACGTGAGCGACGTCGTGAAGGAACTTCGCCGGCGCGGACACACCGTGCTGGTAATCGCGCACCGTGCCGCGATGGTTGCACTGGCGGACCACGTGATCGACGTCCGCTCCGGAACGCGTGACATTAGCGCTGAACTCGCTGCCGACGCCGCCCGCCGGCGCGCCATCGAGGCCGTGAACCGCGTGCTCGACGGCGAAGCCGACTTTGCGATCCCAGCGGCCCTGAGGAACGGAGGCACCCGATGA
- the cydB gene encoding cytochrome d ubiquinol oxidase subunit II — protein MELTFLQILWFILIAVLWIGYLTLEGFGFGVGMLIPIVSKNDRERRLALGTIGPHWDGNEVFLLTAGGATFAAFPAWYATMFSGMYTALVLILLLLIIRICALEWRGKINTAKWRNTWDTLHTTVAWLATLVWGVAFGNLVQGMAIEVGHYENGVFKAADPNAVDAALKAGDNHFLTGGFFSLFTPFTVFSGLVFLAIFATHGALYMAIKTRGEFSVRNMELAKKLTLVTVAGAAIWGLWANFAYSANALSIIPLLVAALAFIAAAFFAQQNKDVAAFFASFTAIAFAVVFVFLTFGANALKSYVNEKYNLTLVQASATSPTQTIMTIAAVIFVPIVLGYTFWAYKSFAARMAVENVPEKPAGLGPQVRAFETAK, from the coding sequence ATGGAACTTACTTTTCTTCAGATTCTCTGGTTTATCCTGATCGCCGTTCTGTGGATCGGCTACCTCACGCTCGAAGGCTTCGGCTTCGGCGTCGGCATGCTCATACCGATTGTGTCGAAAAATGATCGTGAGCGCCGCCTGGCACTCGGCACGATTGGCCCGCACTGGGACGGCAACGAGGTGTTCCTCCTGACCGCCGGTGGCGCAACCTTCGCCGCTTTCCCGGCCTGGTACGCCACGATGTTCTCGGGCATGTACACCGCTCTCGTCCTGATCCTGCTCCTGCTCATCATCCGCATCTGTGCACTTGAGTGGCGCGGCAAGATCAACACAGCGAAGTGGCGCAACACCTGGGATACCCTACACACCACAGTCGCTTGGCTCGCCACCCTCGTGTGGGGTGTTGCCTTCGGTAACTTGGTGCAGGGCATGGCGATCGAGGTTGGCCACTACGAAAACGGCGTGTTCAAGGCTGCTGATCCGAACGCAGTGGACGCAGCTTTGAAGGCTGGCGATAACCACTTCCTCACCGGTGGCTTCTTCTCGCTGTTCACCCCGTTCACCGTGTTCTCCGGCCTCGTGTTCCTGGCGATCTTCGCCACCCACGGCGCGCTCTACATGGCGATTAAGACGCGCGGGGAGTTCTCAGTTCGCAACATGGAGCTCGCCAAGAAGCTCACGCTGGTCACGGTTGCCGGCGCTGCGATCTGGGGCCTGTGGGCGAACTTCGCCTACTCGGCAAACGCTCTGAGCATCATTCCGTTGCTCGTGGCCGCGCTCGCGTTCATCGCTGCGGCATTCTTCGCCCAGCAGAACAAGGACGTGGCAGCCTTCTTCGCGTCGTTCACTGCGATCGCGTTCGCGGTTGTGTTCGTGTTCTTGACCTTCGGTGCTAACGCCCTGAAGTCGTACGTGAACGAGAAGTACAACCTCACGCTCGTCCAGGCATCGGCGACTTCTCCGACCCAGACGATCATGACGATCGCCGCCGTGATCTTCGTTCCGATTGTGCTTGGCTACACGTTCTGGGCCTACAAGTCGTTCGCGGCTCGTATGGCTGTGGAGAATGTGCCCGAGAAGCCTGCGGGCCTGGGCCCGCAGGTGCGCGCATTCGAAACTGCGAAGTAA
- a CDS encoding cytochrome ubiquinol oxidase subunit I produces MNVDLARWQFGITTVYHFLLVPLTIGLSPLVAVMQTRWLKSGDQRWLRLSEFFGKILLINFALGVATGIVQEFQFGMNWSQYSLFVGDIFGAPLAFEALLAFFLESVFLGVWIFGRGRVSPKAHTASIWLAALGTNISALFILAANSFMQHPVGAVFNPETGRAELDGMGGFLKVIFSPTTLYAFAHTITASLLVAGSLIAGISLWWLVRRMNAGDTAEATNYWKPAAHFGLVTMLVSSLLVIGTGHFMGQHVGEIQPTKMSAAMGIYEGGEAHPLGLALTSTELGPDSVITLPIPGLESFAATNHFSGPDSYIPGTKDLQEQFAKQFGAEVNGMPVNYIPNVFVSFYSFRIMMGLGFASFILSIVGLAAIKGDKLPTSKGLAKLFIWTIPFPYIASIFGWILTEMGRQPWVVYPIVAEMGVKDSNQMVKLLTENAVSPTVLSAEIVISMLAFTLLYAALGIVWFLLVKRYAKEGINTNADYEVKPVDLKAEPNATLSFNY; encoded by the coding sequence GTGAACGTCGACCTCGCACGTTGGCAGTTCGGTATCACAACGGTGTACCACTTTTTGTTGGTGCCGTTGACGATCGGACTGTCGCCACTGGTTGCAGTGATGCAGACTCGATGGCTCAAGAGCGGAGACCAGCGTTGGCTCCGTCTCTCTGAGTTCTTCGGCAAGATTCTGCTGATTAACTTTGCCCTCGGTGTGGCTACCGGCATCGTCCAGGAATTCCAGTTCGGTATGAACTGGTCGCAGTACTCCCTCTTCGTGGGCGACATCTTCGGCGCCCCTCTTGCATTTGAGGCGCTCCTCGCATTTTTCCTGGAGTCCGTTTTCCTTGGCGTGTGGATCTTTGGTCGCGGCCGCGTGTCGCCCAAGGCTCACACCGCTTCTATCTGGTTGGCGGCCCTCGGCACCAACATCTCAGCCCTGTTCATCTTGGCCGCGAACTCCTTCATGCAGCACCCTGTTGGCGCTGTTTTCAACCCGGAAACGGGCCGCGCAGAGCTCGACGGCATGGGTGGCTTCCTGAAGGTTATCTTCTCCCCCACCACCTTGTACGCCTTCGCTCACACGATTACTGCGTCGCTCCTCGTGGCTGGCTCACTCATCGCTGGCATTTCGCTGTGGTGGCTGGTCCGCCGGATGAACGCTGGCGACACCGCTGAAGCGACCAACTACTGGAAGCCTGCGGCTCACTTCGGTCTGGTCACCATGCTTGTGTCCTCGCTCCTCGTCATCGGCACTGGCCACTTCATGGGCCAGCACGTCGGCGAAATCCAGCCCACTAAAATGTCCGCTGCGATGGGTATCTACGAAGGTGGCGAGGCCCACCCGCTCGGCTTGGCACTCACCTCCACCGAGCTTGGCCCCGATTCCGTGATCACGTTGCCGATTCCTGGCCTCGAGTCGTTTGCGGCCACGAACCACTTCTCGGGTCCGGATTCCTACATCCCGGGCACGAAGGATCTTCAGGAGCAGTTCGCGAAGCAGTTCGGCGCTGAAGTCAACGGCATGCCGGTCAACTACATCCCGAACGTGTTCGTGTCGTTCTACTCGTTCCGCATCATGATGGGCCTTGGCTTCGCCTCGTTCATTCTATCGATCGTCGGTTTGGCGGCCATCAAGGGCGACAAGCTCCCGACCTCGAAGGGACTCGCGAAGCTTTTCATCTGGACGATTCCGTTCCCCTACATCGCCTCGATCTTCGGTTGGATTCTTACCGAGATGGGCCGCCAGCCGTGGGTTGTTTACCCGATCGTTGCTGAGATGGGCGTCAAGGATTCGAACCAGATGGTCAAGCTCCTCACCGAGAATGCAGTCTCGCCCACGGTTCTGTCCGCAGAAATCGTGATCTCGATGCTCGCATTCACGCTCCTCTACGCGGCTCTCGGAATCGTCTGGTTCCTGCTGGTTAAGCGCTACGCCAAGGAAGGCATCAACACGAATGCCGACTACGAGGTGAAGCCGGTTGACCTCAAGGCCGAGCCGAACGCTACCCTGAGCTTCAACTACTAA
- a CDS encoding Rne/Rng family ribonuclease, whose translation MMADEANEKVTSSEAAEKNTTKRAARQRKAPAKHEGAAESVAQSLAELAQEKGKSVFSAAEEAETTPDVVAPAPMTALLFQEPDVEKAVRTRRTRKKVSEPDVDAPEASEEFAEEDAPKRRRRGTRGGRRSAEVEAPNSSDEESAEDSTDETSKKKRTRRKKSDAADAVAEKSDAKTESGESSEPSEGEEISVRRRRRRRSDADEVTAPKGSTRLEAKRQRRKEGRAAGRRRQTISEAEYLARRESVEREMLVRERDGLNQIAVIEDGVLVEHFVARHTQTSMVGNVYLGRVQNVLPSMEAAFVDIGKGRNAVLYAGEVNWEAAGLEGKPRKIEQALKSGDTVLVQVTKDPIGHKGARLTSQVTLAGRHLVLVPSGAMTGISRKLPERERARLKKILKEIVPGDHGVIVRTAAEGATEEQLRDDVERLTKAWKDIEAKAKSTKNAPSLLKGEPELAVRVVRDIFNEDFRALKVQGRNAWETISEYVRDLSPELMDRVEHWESDADIFAANRVDEQLQKAFDRKVILPSGGSLVIDRTEAMTVIDVNTGKFTGSKGGTLEETVTMNNLEAAEEIVRQLRLRDIGGIIVVDFIDMVLEANRDLVLRRLIECLGRDRTRHQVAEVTSLGLVQMTRKRVGQGLVEAFSTTCEVCEGRGYITHEHPVERGETTEQAEKADAKRAKGRAKKAKAEPEVADDPKRSEVKAALNSIAAAAVHKHEESEVDSELKADEQGEEKSKRARGRRSRSKSSDQIAQSAPKQDNLGDSDNVHDAPHADGEDEASQGKERRRSRSRKGVSRNGGAEPVEATSSADASREASRDVAGHDDDAHASAPSGNRERAVTTERKSRIVSSSGTITPTSSASSAFLSFPKK comes from the coding sequence ATGATGGCTGACGAAGCCAATGAGAAAGTGACCTCGAGCGAGGCCGCCGAGAAGAATACAACCAAACGTGCCGCTCGCCAGCGCAAGGCGCCTGCAAAGCATGAAGGCGCGGCAGAGTCGGTGGCGCAGTCGCTCGCCGAACTCGCCCAAGAGAAGGGGAAGTCGGTGTTTTCTGCGGCCGAGGAGGCGGAAACCACTCCAGATGTTGTAGCGCCAGCTCCGATGACCGCTCTTCTGTTCCAGGAGCCGGACGTCGAGAAGGCTGTCCGTACACGCCGAACCCGTAAGAAGGTTTCCGAGCCCGACGTCGACGCTCCGGAAGCCTCGGAAGAGTTCGCTGAGGAAGATGCTCCGAAGCGCCGCCGTCGCGGAACGCGAGGGGGTCGCAGGAGCGCCGAGGTCGAGGCGCCAAATTCAAGCGACGAGGAATCGGCTGAAGATTCCACTGATGAAACATCGAAGAAGAAGCGTACCCGACGTAAGAAGTCTGATGCCGCGGACGCGGTTGCTGAGAAGTCTGATGCGAAGACGGAATCGGGGGAGAGCTCGGAACCCAGCGAGGGGGAGGAAATCTCGGTGCGTCGCCGTCGTCGCCGCCGTTCTGATGCCGACGAAGTAACCGCTCCGAAGGGGTCGACACGTCTCGAAGCGAAGCGTCAGCGTCGCAAGGAAGGTCGCGCAGCTGGGCGTCGTCGCCAGACGATATCGGAAGCCGAGTATCTCGCACGTCGTGAGTCGGTTGAGCGTGAAATGCTCGTGCGTGAACGCGACGGATTGAACCAGATTGCAGTGATTGAAGACGGCGTGCTTGTCGAGCACTTCGTCGCGCGGCATACGCAAACGTCGATGGTGGGCAACGTCTACCTTGGGCGCGTGCAAAACGTGCTGCCATCGATGGAAGCTGCGTTCGTCGATATTGGAAAGGGCCGTAACGCAGTTCTTTACGCTGGCGAAGTGAACTGGGAAGCTGCGGGCTTAGAAGGTAAGCCGCGCAAGATTGAGCAGGCGCTCAAGAGTGGCGATACTGTGCTCGTGCAGGTCACGAAGGATCCTATTGGGCATAAGGGTGCACGTCTTACCTCGCAAGTGACGCTTGCCGGCCGCCACCTCGTACTCGTCCCGAGTGGTGCCATGACGGGAATCTCCCGCAAGCTCCCCGAGCGTGAGCGAGCCCGCCTCAAGAAGATCCTCAAGGAGATCGTTCCCGGAGATCATGGCGTCATCGTTCGCACCGCGGCGGAAGGTGCCACCGAAGAGCAGTTGCGTGACGACGTCGAGCGCCTGACAAAGGCCTGGAAAGACATCGAGGCGAAAGCGAAGTCCACAAAGAACGCCCCGTCATTGCTGAAGGGTGAGCCGGAGCTCGCCGTTCGCGTGGTCCGCGACATCTTCAACGAGGATTTCCGCGCCCTCAAAGTTCAAGGGCGCAACGCGTGGGAGACCATCTCCGAGTATGTCCGCGATCTGTCGCCCGAATTAATGGATCGCGTCGAGCATTGGGAATCGGATGCGGATATCTTCGCTGCCAACCGGGTCGATGAGCAGCTCCAGAAGGCGTTCGATCGCAAGGTGATCCTGCCCTCCGGCGGCTCGCTCGTGATCGACCGTACCGAGGCAATGACGGTGATTGACGTCAATACCGGCAAGTTCACGGGTTCGAAGGGTGGCACGCTCGAAGAGACCGTCACAATGAATAACCTTGAGGCCGCTGAAGAGATTGTGCGACAGCTCCGGCTGCGCGATATCGGTGGAATCATCGTGGTGGACTTCATCGATATGGTGCTCGAGGCTAACCGGGATCTCGTGTTGCGCCGTCTCATTGAGTGCTTGGGGCGCGATCGGACCCGCCACCAGGTGGCTGAGGTAACCAGCCTCGGACTGGTCCAGATGACGCGCAAGCGTGTCGGCCAGGGCCTCGTTGAGGCGTTCTCCACCACGTGTGAAGTTTGCGAGGGGCGTGGCTACATTACGCACGAACATCCTGTTGAGCGTGGAGAAACCACCGAGCAGGCTGAGAAGGCCGACGCGAAGCGTGCCAAGGGGCGTGCAAAGAAGGCGAAGGCTGAGCCGGAAGTTGCCGACGATCCCAAGCGTTCAGAAGTAAAAGCTGCTCTGAACTCCATCGCTGCAGCGGCGGTGCATAAGCATGAGGAAAGTGAGGTTGATTCCGAGCTGAAGGCTGATGAGCAGGGCGAGGAAAAGTCGAAACGTGCCCGCGGGCGTCGGAGCCGTTCGAAGAGCTCGGACCAGATTGCCCAAAGTGCACCCAAGCAGGATAACCTGGGCGATTCTGATAACGTTCACGATGCCCCGCACGCCGATGGTGAGGATGAGGCCTCTCAAGGGAAGGAGCGTCGCCGTTCCCGCTCCCGCAAGGGTGTGTCGCGGAACGGGGGTGCTGAGCCTGTCGAAGCCACCTCGAGTGCAGATGCGTCTCGTGAAGCCTCTCGTGACGTAGCAGGCCACGATGATGATGCCCATGCGTCGGCGCCTTC